In Mycobacterium botniense, one DNA window encodes the following:
- a CDS encoding Gp37-like protein, giving the protein MSDNGRSRGDRFRRGSRPLVGRIDVAHDKINPDGAETVECELVGDLTMLDRIVAWPQPFLPIEVQPSEAVLIGPAITVFKTLVAENCMRLQLGLWELFNTLGSLDLDWRTWFGTILMQNSISLSEFMQMVTTPVCVIPTDPLTDTSPWIEVNGRMDTLWQLMRQQLADNGIYPSMDLWMPGEPQPEGLLWDLQVPTLCFNLRNYLGVTGPTGTVVDGAVQDLVDLEGSLLGGVLNPFLNPDNEYVPPGSDIVIAPTLGVNFVPPWVVFNADADDSGIVSMDVAHHHPVCWQVILGGKSPKWLNDFINASLEYLVDILMMTIGITGISNSIFDGLLDNAFLAFELFEWFDRRVALGPYGFPERFFPTQSTYDIDTMFAAISAGWDTNGYPAAQLTFYHGMPWRLFKDVFPGQLASLIRRGVLYTDYLDEIKVIDNAEIRCRIDVQVGDGRREEAPMTLIQRKIVDVEQGLMLALGASPNG; this is encoded by the coding sequence TTGTCAGACAACGGTCGTTCCCGTGGTGATCGATTTCGAAGGGGGAGCCGGCCGCTGGTCGGGCGCATCGACGTCGCGCACGACAAAATCAACCCCGACGGCGCCGAGACCGTAGAGTGCGAACTGGTCGGCGACTTAACGATGCTGGACCGGATTGTCGCATGGCCACAGCCATTCCTGCCTATCGAAGTGCAGCCATCCGAAGCGGTCCTCATCGGACCGGCGATCACAGTGTTCAAAACGCTGGTGGCCGAGAACTGTATGCGGCTGCAACTCGGCCTCTGGGAGCTGTTCAACACGCTCGGCTCCCTCGACTTAGATTGGCGCACCTGGTTCGGCACCATCCTCATGCAAAACAGCATCTCCCTCAGCGAGTTCATGCAAATGGTCACCACTCCGGTGTGCGTGATACCCACCGACCCGCTGACAGACACATCGCCATGGATCGAGGTCAACGGTCGCATGGACACGCTGTGGCAGCTGATGCGACAACAGCTCGCCGACAACGGTATCTATCCCAGCATGGATTTGTGGATGCCCGGCGAGCCGCAACCCGAAGGACTGCTGTGGGATTTACAGGTGCCCACCCTGTGCTTCAACTTGCGCAACTACCTTGGAGTTACGGGTCCGACGGGCACTGTGGTGGACGGCGCTGTCCAGGATTTGGTGGACCTCGAAGGCTCGCTGCTGGGCGGCGTTCTCAACCCCTTCCTGAACCCCGACAACGAGTACGTGCCACCGGGTTCCGACATCGTTATCGCGCCCACGCTCGGGGTGAATTTCGTTCCACCGTGGGTGGTGTTCAACGCTGACGCTGACGACTCGGGAATAGTGTCGATGGATGTCGCCCACCACCATCCGGTGTGCTGGCAGGTCATTCTGGGCGGCAAGTCACCCAAGTGGCTCAACGATTTCATAAACGCGAGCCTGGAATACCTGGTGGACATTCTGATGATGACCATCGGGATCACCGGCATCTCGAACAGCATTTTTGACGGGCTGCTCGACAACGCGTTTCTGGCGTTCGAGCTTTTCGAGTGGTTCGACCGCAGAGTTGCGCTGGGGCCGTACGGGTTTCCTGAGCGGTTTTTCCCCACCCAATCCACATACGACATCGACACGATGTTCGCGGCCATTTCGGCGGGTTGGGACACCAACGGATACCCGGCGGCGCAGTTAACGTTCTACCACGGCATGCCGTGGCGGCTGTTCAAAGACGTTTTCCCCGGCCAACTGGCGTCGCTCATCCGCCGCGGCGTCCTCTACACCGATTATCTCGACGAGATCAAAGTCATCGACAACGCAGAGATACGGTGCCGTATCGATGTCCAAGTTGGCGACGGGCGCCGCGAAGAAGCGCCTATGACATTGATCCAACGCAAAATAGTTGACGTTGAGCAGGGGTTGATGCTTGCGCTCGGCGCTTCCCCCAACGGCTAA
- a CDS encoding cell division protein ZapB produces the protein MSERALRARTALSSTITCFCRSATCKAHPATAQAAASAGAPEVSAAAASAGPASRPAQRQDQPGGQPGYYTRDDEKVAAARERLRHLDNEIHDAEERRNELKATAKQSERDRLDHEIEHLHTERDLAQRKLEDAERGAFHPLRGGANSFGGLRFGAPLAEGFGLSGGVKGLGEWLVTFLADLAIGPIEGAMLGNAIRSSAVGADYGLDAGLDFGAPGGYADLGDYGTPLPPSSAATAGWRAGGDTAPPADGSPTGTGAASAAPEASSAPPTPAPPTPAPPGPASPAPAMFQPPQPALTHGPLPQLGPFPTLPGVVDKAAGIPAPQQPVPPAIETYLGVITGRASGPRLSLPGMLGGPATAPPNRQQLDLSNVLGASPPTAHAPIPMPPHPMGPPSGAVNLAPMDAPRFAAGGPAGTDIIPAWLSPGEHVLTADDVRAMGGQDAVYAFRNALHRNHGGAVYLVGGGDPTQPPPPTPKPPAAPQQKSGGQPHLPVGAPKSPGPGNKGTQASEVSAEDRSAHTPEGVAKPGASQRLPDEGLPPSPGLGFGGGLIGAAESAAASAASMGADMGTFGGAGGAAGGAMQVVFQDLNRTAGYLGQLGGIAAEGVLSTLIPSDSPLSQWGKTLPGRLLTGIAGVRPSTPNTAGQTQQPLTPASGGDVHNGDRIGSQFNAPIVVQANNPDEFRQRLMTEQTAQSNTAGRQFPRPYGLPR, from the coding sequence TTGTCGGAGCGGGCGCTGCGGGCGCGAACAGCCCTCAGTTCGACCATCACATGTTTTTGCCGATCGGCGACCTGCAAGGCCCACCCGGCTACAGCGCAGGCGGCGGCTTCGGCGGGGGCGCCGGAGGTTTCGGCGGCGGCGGCATCGGCGGGGCCGGCATCCCGGCCGGCGCAACGCCAGGACCAGCCCGGCGGCCAGCCGGGCTACTACACGCGCGACGACGAGAAAGTCGCGGCCGCGCGGGAACGGCTGCGACATCTCGACAACGAGATTCACGACGCCGAAGAACGCCGCAACGAACTCAAAGCAACCGCCAAGCAGTCCGAGCGGGATCGGCTCGACCACGAGATCGAGCACCTGCACACCGAGCGCGATCTGGCGCAGCGCAAGCTCGAAGACGCCGAGCGGGGCGCTTTTCACCCGCTGCGCGGTGGCGCGAACAGTTTCGGCGGGTTGCGGTTCGGCGCACCGCTCGCGGAAGGCTTCGGCCTCTCCGGCGGGGTCAAAGGCTTAGGGGAGTGGCTTGTCACCTTCCTCGCCGACCTGGCGATCGGCCCGATAGAGGGCGCCATGCTGGGCAACGCCATCCGCTCCAGCGCAGTGGGCGCCGACTACGGCTTGGACGCTGGATTGGACTTCGGCGCTCCCGGCGGTTACGCAGACCTCGGCGACTACGGCACACCGCTGCCGCCTAGCAGCGCCGCCACGGCCGGATGGCGAGCCGGCGGCGATACGGCCCCACCGGCCGATGGTTCGCCGACCGGCACAGGCGCCGCGTCGGCTGCGCCCGAAGCATCTTCCGCACCGCCGACGCCAGCACCACCGACGCCAGCACCGCCGGGGCCAGCGTCACCGGCGCCGGCGATGTTCCAGCCCCCGCAGCCGGCGCTGACCCACGGTCCCCTGCCTCAGCTCGGGCCGTTCCCAACGCTGCCCGGCGTGGTTGACAAGGCCGCCGGGATCCCGGCGCCTCAGCAGCCGGTACCTCCGGCAATCGAGACATATCTCGGAGTTATTACCGGCCGGGCGTCTGGGCCACGCTTGAGTCTGCCGGGAATGCTCGGCGGCCCAGCGACAGCCCCGCCGAATCGGCAACAGCTCGATCTGTCAAACGTGTTGGGCGCCAGCCCGCCCACGGCACACGCGCCGATACCGATGCCACCGCACCCGATGGGGCCCCCATCCGGGGCGGTGAATCTCGCGCCGATGGATGCGCCGCGCTTCGCTGCCGGCGGCCCGGCCGGCACCGACATCATCCCAGCGTGGCTGTCGCCGGGCGAACACGTGCTCACCGCCGACGACGTGCGCGCGATGGGCGGCCAGGACGCGGTCTATGCGTTCCGTAATGCCCTGCATCGCAATCACGGTGGTGCGGTCTATTTGGTCGGCGGCGGTGACCCGACGCAGCCGCCGCCGCCGACGCCGAAACCACCGGCCGCGCCGCAACAGAAGTCAGGCGGGCAGCCTCATTTGCCGGTCGGCGCGCCGAAATCGCCGGGCCCGGGCAACAAAGGCACCCAGGCCAGCGAAGTGTCGGCCGAGGACCGCTCAGCGCACACCCCGGAAGGTGTGGCTAAGCCCGGCGCCTCGCAGCGGTTGCCCGACGAAGGGCTGCCACCATCACCGGGGCTCGGCTTCGGCGGCGGCCTGATCGGCGCCGCCGAATCAGCAGCGGCGTCGGCGGCGTCGATGGGCGCAGACATGGGCACATTCGGAGGAGCCGGGGGAGCGGCCGGGGGAGCGATGCAGGTGGTGTTCCAGGATTTGAACCGCACCGCCGGATACCTCGGGCAGCTGGGCGGCATCGCCGCCGAAGGCGTTCTCAGCACCTTGATCCCGTCCGATAGCCCGCTGTCGCAGTGGGGCAAAACACTGCCTGGCCGCCTGTTGACAGGTATCGCGGGTGTGCGCCCATCAACGCCGAACACCGCGGGACAGACCCAGCAGCCGCTCACCCCGGCCAGCGGCGGCGACGTGCACAACGGGGACCGGATCGGCTCGCAGTTCAACGCGCCGATCGTCGTGCAAGCCAACAACCCCGACGAGTTCCGTCAACGGTTAATGACCGAGCAAACCGCGCAGTCCAACACTGCCGGACGCCAATTCCCAAGGCCGTACGGATTGCCGCGATGA
- a CDS encoding glycine-rich domain-containing protein, with product MAAAASMPAPTATVSSFTPFAEENVNRTNQPVPAGTSGCWVTLIGGGGAGGSGSDDNGFYGGGGGGGGGRVDRVFIPVASLGATYSVTRGAGGVAGSSPTAGGASTFSSGSVSLSAGGGQPGANGVGSTPNPPGGAGGTSSASGITASTHTGKAGGNGYVSYGFPGVSDTTDNVGAGGGGGALVSSGGGAGAGGDSTTRTGGAGGNNSDGSAPIDAAAGNGGAGGGGGSGNGYVGGNGGLYGGGGGGGGQSANGGNGGAGYTLIEWN from the coding sequence ATGGCCGCGGCCGCCTCCATGCCGGCGCCCACCGCGACCGTCTCGTCGTTCACGCCGTTCGCCGAAGAGAACGTCAACCGCACGAATCAGCCTGTGCCCGCTGGCACAAGCGGTTGCTGGGTCACGCTGATCGGCGGCGGCGGTGCAGGCGGGTCTGGCAGCGACGACAATGGCTTCTACGGTGGTGGCGGAGGCGGCGGCGGAGGCCGCGTAGACCGCGTGTTCATACCTGTTGCATCGCTCGGCGCGACGTATTCGGTCACTCGCGGCGCAGGCGGGGTGGCAGGTTCATCCCCGACCGCTGGCGGCGCGTCCACATTCTCATCTGGCAGCGTCTCGCTATCCGCTGGCGGTGGCCAACCCGGAGCTAACGGCGTCGGCAGTACCCCGAATCCGCCTGGCGGTGCTGGCGGCACAAGCTCAGCCTCCGGCATAACCGCTTCCACACATACCGGCAAAGCGGGTGGTAACGGGTACGTAAGCTACGGCTTCCCCGGCGTCAGCGATACCACCGACAACGTTGGCGCTGGCGGCGGTGGTGGGGCCCTCGTCAGCTCTGGAGGCGGAGCTGGCGCTGGCGGCGATTCCACGACGCGCACCGGCGGCGCAGGTGGAAATAACTCGGACGGCTCCGCGCCAATCGATGCCGCTGCCGGAAACGGCGGCGCAGGGGGCGGCGGCGGCTCAGGAAACGGATACGTCGGCGGCAACGGCGGACTCTACGGCGGTGGCGGGGGTGGCGGCGGTCAAAGCGCGAACGGAGGCAACGGCGGAGCCGGATACACGCTCATCGAATGGAACTAG
- a CDS encoding DUF2460 domain-containing protein: MSIYGEAPSGAVNGTNTVFTTSQPFYPGSTRVYVNGERQHDGVDYSEDPPSTLTFAQPPANGAVILVDYDITAQGANYPLGQWNWNPEGYPAGSVLYYGPVLWPAGIDPGSTKTAVMVFGPGGAQANGIPPLAAGQPGPPPQLAIGNVNTLAAGSSATADLRETAPGGPGIPSAYVLDLGLPQGSPGTVGSFLIASAEDLVGTLVNGATLLFNSATGKFNPAPLPFLFAYNVTGIPTTGTSGGQVRTLSSLTIPAQTQPYLPLVFASVEVAGTVNTKVDLVARLGGAPNTQGGAEIGRGFGTLGAAPPGACDHPRVRGFAQRGLGRSSRRRNVRHRVFERRAASGDN, encoded by the coding sequence GTGAGTATTTACGGCGAAGCCCCGTCCGGGGCTGTTAACGGAACCAACACCGTTTTCACTACGTCGCAGCCGTTCTACCCTGGCAGCACTCGGGTCTATGTGAACGGTGAACGCCAACACGACGGCGTTGACTACAGCGAGGATCCGCCGTCAACTCTGACATTCGCGCAACCGCCGGCGAACGGGGCTGTGATCCTGGTTGACTATGACATCACCGCGCAGGGTGCGAATTATCCGCTAGGTCAATGGAATTGGAACCCTGAGGGTTACCCCGCCGGTTCGGTGCTGTATTACGGGCCGGTCCTGTGGCCGGCGGGGATAGACCCCGGTTCGACGAAAACCGCTGTCATGGTGTTCGGGCCGGGCGGCGCACAAGCAAACGGGATACCTCCGCTGGCCGCCGGCCAGCCCGGTCCCCCACCACAGTTGGCCATCGGCAACGTCAACACGCTAGCCGCGGGCAGCAGCGCTACCGCCGACCTGCGCGAAACAGCGCCGGGTGGCCCCGGGATCCCGTCCGCGTACGTGCTGGACCTCGGGCTGCCGCAAGGTTCACCGGGCACCGTCGGCAGCTTCCTCATCGCCAGCGCCGAAGACCTGGTGGGAACCCTAGTCAACGGCGCGACGCTGCTGTTCAACTCGGCGACCGGAAAATTCAACCCGGCTCCGCTGCCATTCCTGTTCGCCTACAACGTCACCGGGATACCCACCACCGGAACCTCGGGCGGCCAAGTGCGCACGTTGTCATCGCTGACGATACCTGCCCAGACCCAGCCGTATCTTCCGCTGGTGTTCGCCTCCGTTGAGGTCGCGGGCACCGTGAACACGAAGGTGGATTTGGTGGCCCGGCTAGGCGGCGCACCAAACACACAGGGAGGCGCCGAGATCGGCCGCGGATTCGGCACGCTGGGCGCGGCGCCCCCCGGCGCCTGTGATCATCCCCGAGTTCGGGGCTTTGCTCAACGGGGGCTCGGTCGGTCAAGTCGGCGCCGGAACGTCCGCCACCGTGTATTTGAACGCCGAGCAGCAAGCGGCGACAACTGA
- a CDS encoding PE-PPE domain-containing protein: MTGWADLQAGISGVVKVRHAVLTVGGTWESAPGTQYPSMVVAGLNTYVDDGLCYEVAVPYPASFGPVGGSASSPSYQQSVADGYNWIAEWLAANPLQTFVLGGYSQGAEVVSRVAIDIMDGPLAQYAPNFVGGYTFGNPCRGAGFYAPGIADPGGHGISSLNMTELPMRDGQVVGRLRA; this comes from the coding sequence ATGACCGGGTGGGCGGACCTGCAGGCCGGCATCTCCGGTGTTGTGAAGGTCCGGCACGCTGTGCTCACCGTGGGCGGCACGTGGGAGTCGGCGCCGGGCACCCAGTACCCGTCGATGGTGGTCGCCGGGCTAAACACCTACGTCGATGACGGGTTGTGCTACGAGGTTGCGGTGCCCTACCCGGCGTCGTTCGGCCCGGTGGGCGGTTCGGCCTCGTCGCCGAGCTACCAGCAGTCGGTCGCTGACGGCTACAACTGGATCGCGGAATGGCTCGCCGCCAACCCGTTGCAGACGTTCGTCCTCGGAGGCTACAGCCAAGGCGCCGAGGTGGTGTCACGCGTCGCGATCGACATCATGGACGGCCCTCTCGCGCAGTACGCCCCGAATTTCGTGGGCGGCTACACGTTCGGAAACCCGTGCCGCGGAGCCGGTTTCTACGCCCCAGGTATCGCCGACCCAGGGGGGCACGGCATCTCGTCGCTGAACATGACCGAGCTGCCGATGCGCGACGGGCAGGTCGTGGGCCGACTACGTGCATAG
- a CDS encoding glycine-rich domain-containing protein, translated as MTSPAPNWTTPDPSVHYPPGSSLSARPFTAQQIEAIGQQLIEGFLRWVVQALIGVVTGQNLSGVLAQLSSWSNTLQSDINDAATDVQQAIDNVVQLFGGSGTNNPVSQILSQGKDAINQLVNSLQGLLTGNPFGDFANALQAIPGLNIAGQLRPATGVVLAGAHIVDINPELLWAPGFDTAASVSARAPQITWDGTTGRTNPGSLLIQPDGAYLYSDVGNPIPVTPGEQLAMSIWAKWAGLVYTGTNPIRLEVLQYKFAGMQVPQRVSSVVLAEFTNPPASQSVWQQLSQTFTVPIDGSVDTVFLRPLVDAIATAGQVWFDDGSVKKVNTIPSSLLSGVPASAIQGIQGIEDIGSTIQNMWDNLATTLANALNLSGVSSSGNPLSTVTQAVQSAAHVTVNAMTLAQNATNTLGIQDNRAVSAGLEETVESNMSLQSLGSGSAPSTVTATQSASAGGFLRASQAKTLGFHQWWGYYSGTVTAFYLNFAKMDSSGNITPLFSSGDLHTNLSKTGQWNVYTFPYADEIPVNPGDVILVEYQVVGSGTVYIAGLGQSWQTDHPSANTKQTGFTRNTGSSGPTALSSGITYTGNTPYVGLGVSNVPPNYQPPVTSTYAAAGQYTFTLPPWMVAGNKLDLVGVGGGGAGQGAEVFIGGQGGSAGSWNVGTLVVGTDIAPGGTITVTVGAGGPQQIQWFTAGLPGTATTFQWTDPGGTQHTLTCPGGAGGSGFLPTSQYGASPGNETYNGVIYYGGGTVFDSFAGSAPGGGGGGAAPYLFGGAGADGQAWIRAYQS; from the coding sequence ATGACCAGTCCAGCGCCGAATTGGACGACACCGGACCCGTCCGTACACTACCCGCCAGGCAGCTCGCTTAGCGCGCGCCCGTTCACTGCGCAGCAGATTGAGGCGATCGGCCAGCAGCTCATAGAGGGATTCCTGCGCTGGGTTGTCCAAGCGTTGATCGGCGTGGTCACCGGCCAAAACCTCAGCGGTGTGCTCGCGCAGCTGTCGTCGTGGTCGAACACCTTGCAGTCCGACATCAACGACGCCGCAACCGATGTGCAGCAGGCCATCGACAACGTGGTCCAGTTGTTCGGCGGCTCCGGCACCAACAACCCGGTGTCGCAGATCCTGTCGCAAGGCAAAGACGCGATCAACCAGCTGGTCAACTCGCTGCAAGGCTTGTTGACCGGAAACCCGTTCGGGGACTTCGCTAACGCGCTGCAGGCCATCCCCGGATTGAACATCGCCGGCCAGCTGCGCCCCGCAACCGGTGTTGTGCTCGCGGGCGCGCACATCGTCGACATCAACCCCGAACTGCTGTGGGCGCCCGGCTTCGACACCGCGGCGTCGGTGTCGGCGCGCGCCCCGCAGATCACCTGGGACGGCACCACCGGGCGCACCAACCCCGGTTCGCTGCTGATCCAACCCGACGGCGCATACCTCTACTCCGATGTCGGCAACCCGATCCCGGTCACGCCCGGCGAGCAGCTCGCCATGTCGATCTGGGCGAAGTGGGCCGGTCTCGTCTACACCGGAACCAACCCAATCCGGCTGGAGGTGCTGCAGTACAAGTTCGCCGGTATGCAGGTGCCGCAACGCGTGTCATCGGTCGTGCTGGCCGAGTTCACCAACCCGCCAGCGAGCCAGTCGGTGTGGCAGCAGCTTTCGCAAACCTTCACCGTCCCGATTGACGGCAGCGTTGACACGGTCTTTCTGCGCCCCCTGGTGGACGCGATTGCGACTGCGGGGCAGGTGTGGTTCGACGACGGCTCGGTGAAGAAGGTCAACACGATCCCCTCGAGTCTGCTGTCCGGCGTTCCCGCGTCCGCCATCCAGGGGATTCAGGGCATCGAAGACATCGGCTCGACGATCCAAAACATGTGGGACAACCTCGCCACCACACTGGCGAACGCGCTCAATCTGTCGGGGGTGTCGAGCAGCGGCAACCCGCTGTCGACGGTGACGCAGGCGGTGCAGAGCGCCGCGCACGTCACCGTCAACGCGATGACGTTGGCGCAGAACGCCACCAACACGCTCGGCATTCAGGACAACCGGGCGGTCTCGGCCGGCCTTGAGGAAACCGTCGAGTCCAACATGAGCCTGCAATCGCTGGGCTCCGGTTCGGCTCCCTCGACGGTGACGGCGACCCAATCCGCGTCGGCCGGCGGCTTTCTGCGCGCCAGCCAGGCGAAAACCCTCGGCTTTCACCAGTGGTGGGGCTACTACTCCGGCACCGTCACAGCGTTCTACCTGAACTTCGCCAAGATGGACAGCTCCGGCAACATCACGCCGCTGTTCAGCTCCGGCGACCTGCACACCAACCTGTCGAAGACCGGGCAGTGGAACGTCTACACCTTCCCCTACGCAGACGAAATCCCGGTCAACCCAGGCGATGTCATCCTGGTCGAATACCAGGTCGTCGGCTCCGGCACCGTGTACATCGCCGGGCTGGGCCAATCTTGGCAAACCGACCACCCGAGCGCGAACACGAAACAGACCGGCTTCACCCGCAACACCGGATCCAGCGGGCCCACCGCGCTATCGAGCGGCATCACCTACACCGGCAACACCCCATACGTCGGGCTCGGGGTGAGCAACGTACCGCCGAACTACCAGCCACCCGTAACGAGCACCTACGCCGCGGCCGGCCAATACACCTTCACGCTGCCGCCTTGGATGGTTGCGGGCAACAAGCTCGACCTTGTCGGCGTCGGCGGCGGCGGCGCCGGCCAGGGCGCGGAAGTCTTCATCGGAGGGCAGGGCGGTTCGGCCGGCAGCTGGAACGTGGGAACCCTGGTTGTCGGAACCGATATTGCGCCCGGCGGCACGATCACCGTCACCGTGGGTGCCGGTGGGCCGCAGCAGATTCAATGGTTCACCGCCGGACTTCCAGGCACCGCGACCACATTCCAGTGGACCGACCCTGGGGGCACCCAGCACACACTGACCTGTCCCGGCGGCGCAGGGGGATCGGGCTTCCTCCCAACCAGTCAATACGGCGCCTCACCCGGAAACGAAACCTACAACGGCGTCATCTATTACGGCGGGGGCACGGTGTTCGACAGCTTCGCCGGCAGCGCGCCCGGGGGTGGTGGCGGCGGTGCGGCGCCGTATTTGTTCGGCGGCGCGGGCGCTGATGGCCAAGCATGGATTAGGGCGTACCAGTCATGA
- a CDS encoding GH25 family lysozyme has translation MTLYGVDLSNNNWGGQPAAAIVSALNEIISEGFTWIEHKVSEGNYYRDPYWPTVWQWAQQTGNLVVGYHYVTTDDPAQQAQTYLANDPSNGAAPCMLDFEANSGDITNFWAVWNAFVAAGVNMRLSHIPHWYWQQIGSPDLSGVVGLVSSAYYEEGNYASTEYADAGGDNGQGWTGYGGATPVIWQFTDAALVAGMSVDANAFRGSVDDLRSLLGIGGLFMALTDAEQQELLQKVREVWDQLRGPGGQGWPQLGQNAQGQNLTPVDALASVKNSIEGKQ, from the coding sequence GTGACGCTGTACGGAGTGGATTTATCCAATAACAACTGGGGTGGCCAGCCAGCGGCGGCCATCGTTTCGGCCCTCAACGAGATCATCTCCGAAGGTTTCACGTGGATCGAGCACAAAGTATCGGAAGGAAACTACTACCGAGACCCGTACTGGCCCACCGTGTGGCAGTGGGCGCAGCAGACCGGAAACCTGGTTGTCGGCTACCACTATGTCACCACCGACGACCCGGCGCAGCAGGCGCAAACCTATCTGGCCAACGACCCGAGTAACGGGGCGGCGCCGTGCATGCTCGACTTCGAAGCCAACTCCGGTGACATCACCAACTTTTGGGCCGTGTGGAACGCGTTCGTCGCGGCGGGTGTCAACATGCGGCTGTCCCATATACCGCACTGGTATTGGCAACAGATCGGCTCCCCCGACCTGTCCGGTGTGGTCGGGCTGGTGTCGTCGGCCTACTACGAAGAGGGCAACTACGCCAGCACCGAATACGCCGACGCGGGCGGCGACAACGGCCAAGGCTGGACCGGCTACGGCGGCGCCACCCCCGTCATTTGGCAATTCACCGACGCCGCGCTGGTTGCGGGAATGTCCGTGGACGCCAACGCGTTTCGTGGCTCTGTTGATGATCTGAGATCACTACTAGGTATAGGAGGACTATTTATGGCGTTGACCGACGCTGAGCAGCAAGAGCTGCTGCAAAAGGTACGAGAGGTCTGGGACCAGCTGCGCGGACCAGGCGGGCAGGGCTGGCCGCAGCTCGGCCAGAACGCGCAAGGCCAAAACCTCACGCCGGTCGACGCGCTCGCGTCGGTCAAGAACTCTATCGAAGGGAAGCAATGA
- a CDS encoding phospholipase D-like domain-containing protein, whose protein sequence is MSTRAHPLYSLSVLDKYRTQPLPPGYPEHRRTLYAPVDDVHGALCYLLNSAQHSLVVAMYGFDDPQLAEILRSKLVQEHCYVQLTLDSSQAGGVHERQLLAQQDYPASSIAIGRSEHGRIMHMKMVVVDNLWVVQGSTNWSDAGERLQDNEMSVTADPYVAAEARGRIDAIHANMLGKQKGS, encoded by the coding sequence ATGAGCACCCGCGCTCACCCTCTCTACAGCCTGTCGGTGCTCGACAAATACCGCACCCAACCGCTGCCGCCCGGCTATCCCGAGCACCGGCGCACCCTCTACGCCCCGGTCGACGACGTGCACGGCGCATTGTGCTATCTGCTCAACAGCGCCCAGCACTCCCTGGTTGTCGCCATGTACGGATTTGACGACCCGCAGCTCGCAGAAATACTGCGCAGCAAGCTCGTTCAAGAGCACTGCTACGTGCAGCTCACCCTGGACAGCTCGCAGGCCGGCGGCGTCCACGAACGCCAGCTGCTCGCCCAGCAGGACTATCCGGCGTCGTCGATCGCTATCGGACGAAGCGAACACGGCCGCATCATGCACATGAAAATGGTTGTGGTCGACAACCTTTGGGTGGTTCAGGGCTCAACCAACTGGAGCGACGCGGGCGAACGCTTGCAGGACAACGAAATGAGCGTCACCGCCGACCCCTACGTCGCCGCCGAGGCCCGGGGCCGCATCGACGCCATCCACGCCAACATGCTCGGCAAACAGAAAGGTTCCTGA